In one window of Erwinia tasmaniensis Et1/99 DNA:
- a CDS encoding YajQ family cyclic di-GMP-binding protein, translating to MPSFDIVSEIDMQEVRNAVDNANREISTRFDFRGVQASFELNEKSESIKVSSESDFQVKQLVDILREKLLKRGIEGGALEVPEQIEHSGKSWIVDAKMKKGIETDIAKKLVKLIKDSKLKVQSQIQGDEVRVTGKSRDDLQGAMALVRKGELGQPFQFKNFRD from the coding sequence ATGCCATCTTTCGATATCGTTTCTGAAATTGATATGCAGGAAGTGCGTAACGCGGTAGACAATGCTAACCGTGAGATATCCACACGCTTTGATTTTCGCGGCGTTCAGGCCAGTTTCGAGCTGAATGAAAAAAGTGAGTCGATCAAAGTCTCTAGCGAATCTGATTTCCAGGTAAAACAGCTGGTTGATATCCTGCGCGAAAAACTGTTAAAACGCGGGATAGAGGGCGGGGCGCTTGAGGTTCCGGAGCAGATTGAGCACAGCGGTAAAAGCTGGATCGTCGATGCGAAAATGAAGAAAGGCATCGAAACCGATATCGCCAAAAAGCTGGTTAAGCTGATTAAAGACAGCAAGCTGAAAGTACAGTCGCAGATTCAGGGCGATGAAGTCCGTGTGACCGGTAAATCACGCGACGATCTGCAGGGCGCGATGGCGCTGGTACGCAAGGGTGAATTGGGGCAGCCGTTCCAGTTTAAGAACTTCCGCGACTAG
- the ispA gene encoding (2E,6E)-farnesyl diphosphate synthase has translation MDFNVLLTSHYQRVNAAIQGFVSQLPFQSTPLVNAIEYGALLGGKRLRPFLVYATGNMLHADDAALDAPAAAVECIHAYSLIHDDLPAMDNDSLRRGQPTCHIKFGEDAAILAGDALQTLAFSILADAPMPGVTAESRVAMLSELAQASGVAGMCGGQALDLAAEGKRVTLDELEQIHRHKTGALIRSAVRLGALSAGAPGRAALPALDRFADAIGLAFQVQDDILDVIGDTVVLGKQQGADQQLGKSTYPALMGLENARLKAWDLYQESLNALETLAAQSYNTTALRALASFIIERDK, from the coding sequence ATGGATTTTAACGTCTTACTCACCAGCCACTATCAGCGAGTCAACGCAGCGATCCAGGGATTTGTTTCACAACTGCCTTTTCAGAGTACTCCTCTGGTTAACGCGATAGAATATGGCGCATTATTGGGCGGCAAGCGTTTACGCCCCTTCCTGGTCTACGCGACGGGCAACATGCTGCACGCAGACGATGCCGCGCTGGATGCGCCGGCGGCAGCGGTCGAATGTATTCATGCGTATTCACTTATTCATGACGATCTGCCCGCGATGGATAATGACAGCCTGCGCCGCGGCCAGCCTACCTGTCATATCAAGTTTGGTGAGGATGCGGCGATTCTGGCAGGCGATGCGCTCCAGACGCTCGCCTTTTCGATACTTGCTGACGCCCCGATGCCGGGAGTCACGGCGGAAAGTCGTGTTGCCATGCTGTCTGAACTGGCCCAGGCCAGCGGCGTAGCCGGAATGTGCGGCGGTCAGGCGCTGGATCTCGCGGCCGAAGGCAAACGGGTCACGCTAGACGAACTTGAGCAGATCCACAGGCATAAGACCGGCGCGCTGATCCGTTCGGCCGTTCGACTCGGCGCCCTTTCCGCAGGTGCCCCTGGTCGTGCCGCTCTGCCCGCTCTTGACCGTTTTGCCGATGCGATTGGCCTGGCCTTTCAGGTTCAGGATGACATCCTTGATGTTATCGGTGATACCGTGGTGCTTGGAAAGCAGCAGGGTGCCGACCAGCAATTGGGCAAAAGTACTTACCCGGCACTAATGGGGCTTGAAAATGCGCGGCTGAAAGCATGGGATCTTTATCAAGAATCCCTCAACGCGTTAGAGACACTTGCCGCACAGTCTTACAACACGACCGCGTTACGCGCGCTGGCAAGCTTTATAATCGAACGCGATAAATAA
- the cyoE gene encoding heme o synthase — MIKQYLQVTKPGIIFGNLISVIGGFLLASKGSIDYSLFLATLVGVSLVVASGCVYNNFIDRDIDKKMERTKNRVLVKGLISPKLSLVYATVLGIAGFALLYFGANPLAMWLAVMGFVVYVGVYSLYMKRNSVYGTLIGSLSGAAPPVIGYCAVSGQFDAGALILLAIFSLWQMPHSYAIAIFRFKDYQAANIPVLPVVKGISVAKNHITVYIIAFMVATLMLTLVGYAGYKYLVVASAVSVWWLGMALSGYKTQNDRVWARKLFVFSIVAITALSVMMSIDFMTPASKDLLTYIG, encoded by the coding sequence ATGATTAAGCAATACCTGCAAGTGACAAAACCAGGAATTATTTTCGGGAATTTAATTTCTGTTATCGGGGGATTCCTGCTGGCTTCTAAAGGCAGCATCGACTATTCCCTGTTTCTCGCCACTTTAGTCGGTGTCTCGCTGGTGGTCGCATCGGGTTGTGTTTATAACAACTTTATCGACCGTGACATCGACAAAAAAATGGAGAGAACCAAGAATCGGGTGCTGGTTAAAGGCCTCATCTCTCCGAAATTAAGCCTGGTTTATGCAACCGTGTTAGGTATTGCTGGCTTCGCGCTGTTGTATTTCGGAGCAAACCCGCTGGCGATGTGGCTGGCGGTGATGGGGTTTGTGGTTTATGTCGGCGTTTACAGCCTGTACATGAAACGCAACTCCGTCTACGGCACGCTGATTGGCAGCCTGTCAGGAGCCGCACCGCCGGTCATCGGCTACTGTGCGGTTTCCGGACAGTTTGATGCAGGTGCCCTGATCCTGCTGGCTATCTTTAGCCTGTGGCAGATGCCGCATTCTTATGCGATTGCCATCTTCCGCTTTAAAGATTACCAGGCCGCCAACATTCCGGTTCTGCCGGTGGTAAAAGGGATTTCGGTAGCCAAAAACCATATCACGGTGTATATCATCGCGTTTATGGTTGCCACGCTGATGTTGACCCTGGTGGGCTACGCTGGCTACAAGTACCTGGTGGTGGCGTCCGCCGTTAGCGTCTGGTGGTTGGGAATGGCGCTTTCAGGTTACAAAACCCAGAACGATCGTGTCTGGGCGCGTAAACTGTTCGTGTTCTCGATTGTGGCTATCACCGCGCTGAGCGTGATGATGTCCATCGACTTTATGACTCCAGCCTCGAAAGACCTGCTTACCTATATCGGTTAA
- the thiI gene encoding tRNA uracil 4-sulfurtransferase ThiI, giving the protein MKFIIKLFPEITIKSQSVRLRFIKILTGNIRNVLKPYDETLAVVRHWDNIEVRAKDESKRAAIVAELTRIPGIHHILAVEDRPYTDVHHIFEQTLEMNRERIEGKTFCVRVKRRGKHEFSSQDVERYVGGGLNQHVASAQVQLNRPQVTVNLEIEDERLILVTARYEGIGGYPIGTQEDVLSLISGGFDSGVSSYMLMRRGCRVHYCFFNLGGAAHEIGVRQVAHYLWKRYGSTHRVRFVAINFEPVVGEILEKVDDGQMGVVLKRMMVRAASKIAERYGVQALVTGEALGQVSSQTLTNLRLIDNASDTLILRPLISHDKEHIIKLAREIGTEDFARTMPEYCGVISKSPTVKAVKAKIEHEEQNFDFAILERMVEEATNVDIREIAEKAQEEVAEVETVASFSHNDVILDIRSNDEQEARPLEVEGVVVKSLPFYKLATQFGDLDQSKSWLLYCERGVMSRLQALYLHEQGFKNVKVYRP; this is encoded by the coding sequence ATGAAGTTTATCATTAAGTTATTCCCTGAAATTACAATTAAAAGCCAGTCGGTACGCCTGCGTTTTATTAAAATCCTTACCGGAAATATTCGCAATGTTCTGAAACCTTACGATGAAACCCTTGCCGTGGTTCGCCATTGGGACAATATCGAAGTTCGCGCCAAAGATGAAAGCAAGCGTGCGGCTATTGTTGCAGAACTGACGCGCATTCCGGGCATCCATCATATACTGGCGGTGGAAGATCGCCCCTATACCGACGTGCACCACATTTTTGAGCAAACTCTTGAAATGAACCGTGAACGCATTGAAGGCAAGACCTTCTGCGTGCGCGTGAAGCGTCGCGGTAAGCACGAATTCAGTTCACAGGACGTTGAGCGCTACGTTGGCGGCGGCCTGAATCAGCACGTGGCCAGCGCTCAGGTGCAGCTTAATCGCCCGCAGGTGACGGTCAATCTGGAAATTGAAGACGAACGCCTGATCCTGGTCACCGCCCGTTACGAAGGTATCGGCGGTTATCCTATCGGCACCCAGGAAGATGTGCTGTCACTGATTTCCGGTGGTTTTGACTCAGGCGTCTCCAGCTACATGCTGATGCGCCGTGGCTGCCGTGTGCACTATTGTTTCTTTAATCTCGGTGGTGCAGCGCATGAGATCGGCGTGCGTCAGGTTGCCCACTATCTGTGGAAGCGCTACGGCAGCACACACCGCGTCCGCTTTGTGGCGATTAACTTTGAGCCGGTGGTCGGCGAGATCCTGGAAAAAGTGGATGATGGCCAGATGGGCGTCGTGCTGAAGCGTATGATGGTCCGTGCCGCCTCCAAAATTGCCGAGCGCTACGGCGTGCAGGCGCTGGTGACCGGTGAAGCGCTGGGGCAGGTTTCCAGCCAGACGTTGACCAACCTGCGACTGATCGATAATGCCAGCGACACGTTGATCCTACGCCCCCTTATTTCGCACGACAAAGAACACATCATCAAACTGGCGCGTGAAATTGGCACCGAAGATTTTGCACGGACTATGCCGGAATATTGCGGCGTTATCTCAAAAAGCCCAACGGTCAAAGCGGTTAAGGCGAAGATCGAGCACGAAGAGCAGAACTTCGACTTTGCCATTCTTGAGCGGATGGTTGAGGAAGCAACGAACGTAGATATTCGTGAAATCGCCGAGAAGGCGCAAGAGGAAGTGGCTGAAGTCGAGACCGTAGCCTCGTTTTCTCATAATGACGTGATACTGGATATTCGTTCCAACGATGAGCAGGAGGCGCGTCCGCTGGAAGTGGAGGGTGTGGTCGTGAAATCGCTGCCGTTCTACAAGCTGGCAACGCAGTTTGGCGATCTCGACCAGAGCAAAAGCTGGCTGCTGTACTGCGAACGCGGCGTGATGAGCCGTTTACAGGCGCTCTACCTGCACGAACAGGGCTTTAAAAACGTGAAGGTTTATCGCCCTTAG
- the xseB gene encoding exodeoxyribonuclease VII small subunit, whose protein sequence is MPKKTQQSVSFEASLQQLEQIVSRLESGDLALEEALNEFERGVQLARAGQQVLQQAEQRVQILLSDDKNAELTPFTPEKE, encoded by the coding sequence ATGCCAAAAAAAACTCAACAGTCTGTCAGTTTCGAAGCCTCCCTGCAGCAGCTGGAGCAGATTGTCAGCCGCCTGGAAAGCGGCGATCTTGCGCTGGAAGAAGCGCTGAATGAATTTGAGCGCGGCGTGCAGCTAGCGCGTGCCGGGCAGCAGGTGCTTCAACAGGCCGAGCAGCGGGTACAAATCTTGCTGAGCGATGATAAAAATGCTGAGCTGACGCCCTTCACGCCGGAAAAAGAGTAA
- the panE gene encoding 2-dehydropantoate 2-reductase has protein sequence MKITVLGCGALGQIWLAALERQGHEVQGWLRVPQPYCSVNVIDLQGATINKTFIANDPVFLAESQLLIVTLKAWQVSESVRSLQFTLPERCPILLLHNGMGTLEELKNLHQPLLRGVTTHAAKRDGTVIIHVASGITHIGPTTAAGAELSDLAEVLHCALPDVAWHNNVASAAWQKLAVNCVINPLTVFYDCTNGELAEHRQEIESLSDEVAAVMEREGQHISREWLIDYVLEVIRTTAANTSSMLQDIRAQRRTEIDYINGYVIRRARAQGLNTPHNTRLYEFIKRKEQNYDRETIGSGLPGTWE, from the coding sequence ATGAAAATTACCGTACTGGGATGTGGAGCCTTAGGGCAAATCTGGCTAGCCGCGCTTGAACGGCAGGGGCACGAGGTCCAGGGCTGGCTACGGGTTCCGCAACCCTATTGTTCGGTGAATGTGATCGATCTGCAAGGTGCGACGATTAATAAGACCTTTATCGCCAATGACCCGGTTTTTCTAGCCGAGAGCCAACTCCTGATCGTCACACTGAAAGCCTGGCAGGTCTCCGAGTCCGTGAGAAGTCTGCAATTTACTCTCCCCGAACGCTGCCCGATACTGCTGTTGCATAACGGTATGGGAACCCTGGAGGAGTTGAAAAACCTGCATCAGCCACTCTTACGCGGCGTGACGACCCACGCCGCAAAGCGTGACGGCACGGTAATTATTCATGTCGCCTCCGGCATTACCCACATCGGCCCCACCACTGCGGCGGGAGCCGAGTTAAGCGATTTAGCCGAGGTGCTGCACTGCGCTCTGCCGGATGTTGCCTGGCACAATAATGTGGCTTCCGCCGCGTGGCAAAAACTGGCGGTTAATTGCGTGATTAACCCCCTGACGGTTTTTTATGACTGCACCAATGGTGAACTGGCTGAACATCGTCAGGAGATTGAGTCCCTGAGCGATGAGGTAGCCGCCGTTATGGAGCGTGAAGGCCAGCATATATCGCGCGAATGGCTTATCGACTATGTGCTGGAGGTGATTCGTACCACCGCCGCCAATACTTCCTCTATGCTCCAGGACATTCGCGCCCAGCGCCGCACCGAAATCGACTATATCAACGGCTACGTCATTCGTCGCGCACGCGCTCAGGGTTTGAATACCCCTCATAACACCCGCCTTTATGAATTTATTAAGCGAAAGGAACAAAATTATGATCGAGAAACCATCGGTTCTGGTCTGCCTGGCACCTGGGAGTGA
- a CDS encoding MFS transporter, producing MNDNKMTPVELRATWGLGTVFSLRMLGMFMVLPVLTTYGMALQGASETLIGLAIGIYGLAQAVFQIPFGLLSDRIGRKPLIIGGLLIFAIGSVIAAMTTSIWGVILGRALQGSGAIAAAVMALLSDLTREQNRTKAMAFIGISFGITFAIAMVLGPIITHALGLHALFWMIALLAVCGIAITLLVVPSASSHVLNRESGIVKGSIRDVLANRRLVKLNIGILCLHILLMSSFVALPGQFEQAGFPASEHWKVYLFTMLIAFAAVLPFIIYAEVKRRMKRVFVCCVALMLVAEIVLWGSGNHFWTLVLGVQLFFIGFNLMEAILPSLVSKESPPGYKGTAMGLYSTSQFIGVAIGGSMGGWVFGHIDAQSVFLLGALIAVAWLLLSLSMKEPPYVSSLRITLEHCGLDKLSLEQKLKSHNGVSDVFIVPEEQSAYVKIDSKVTNRAELEKLIAG from the coding sequence ATGAACGATAATAAAATGACTCCGGTTGAGCTGCGTGCAACCTGGGGTTTAGGGACGGTTTTTTCCCTGCGTATGCTGGGAATGTTTATGGTACTTCCCGTTCTTACCACCTATGGCATGGCATTACAGGGAGCCAGTGAAACGCTTATTGGGCTAGCCATCGGCATATACGGTTTAGCGCAGGCCGTTTTTCAAATTCCTTTCGGGCTTCTCTCCGACCGCATTGGCCGTAAACCGTTAATTATCGGTGGACTGCTGATCTTCGCCATCGGTAGCGTTATCGCTGCCATGACAACGTCTATTTGGGGAGTGATCCTCGGCCGCGCGCTACAGGGTTCCGGCGCGATTGCCGCCGCCGTTATGGCTCTGCTGTCAGACCTGACGCGTGAACAGAACCGCACCAAGGCGATGGCGTTTATCGGTATCAGTTTTGGCATTACCTTCGCCATTGCTATGGTGCTGGGGCCGATAATCACCCATGCGCTGGGCCTGCACGCACTGTTCTGGATGATTGCCCTTCTGGCCGTATGCGGCATTGCTATCACCCTGCTGGTGGTACCTTCGGCGTCAAGCCACGTGCTCAATCGTGAATCGGGCATCGTCAAGGGCAGCATTCGTGATGTTCTCGCCAACCGCCGTCTTGTTAAGCTCAATATCGGTATTCTCTGCCTGCATATTTTGCTGATGTCGAGCTTTGTTGCCCTGCCCGGCCAGTTTGAACAAGCAGGGTTCCCCGCCAGCGAACACTGGAAAGTTTATCTTTTTACCATGCTGATCGCGTTCGCTGCCGTACTGCCCTTCATTATCTACGCCGAAGTAAAACGCAGGATGAAGCGTGTGTTTGTCTGCTGTGTGGCGCTAATGCTGGTGGCTGAAATCGTCTTGTGGGGATCGGGTAATCATTTCTGGACGCTGGTTCTCGGCGTTCAGCTGTTCTTTATTGGTTTTAATCTGATGGAAGCGATACTGCCATCGCTGGTCAGTAAAGAGTCCCCGCCAGGTTATAAAGGCACCGCGATGGGTCTCTATTCCACCAGCCAGTTCATTGGCGTGGCGATTGGCGGTAGTATGGGCGGTTGGGTATTTGGCCATATTGATGCGCAGAGCGTATTCCTGCTCGGCGCGCTGATTGCGGTCGCCTGGCTGTTACTGAGCCTGAGCATGAAGGAACCGCCCTATGTCAGCAGCCTGCGGATCACTCTTGAGCATTGTGGTCTGGATAAACTGAGCCTGGAACAGAAATTAAAATCACATAATGGCGTGTCAGACGTGTTTATCGTGCCCGAAGAGCAGAGCGCCTACGTCAAAATTGACAGCAAGGTTACCAACCGCGCCGAGTTGGAGAAACTGATTGCGGGATAA
- the yajL gene encoding protein deglycase YajL — protein sequence MIEKPSVLVCLAPGSEETEAVTTIDLLVRAGLKVVTASVADDGNCEIICSRGVRLLADAPLVEVADEDFAAIVLPGGLKGAECFRDSPLLVETLRHFNQSGRIVAAICAAAATVLVPHNLFPVGNMTGYPGLKDNIPSEKWMDKRVVWDRRVNLLTSQGPGTAIDFALKLIDLLVGKETAREVAAQLVVAAGIYDYRD from the coding sequence ATGATCGAGAAACCATCGGTTCTGGTCTGCCTGGCACCTGGGAGTGAAGAAACCGAGGCGGTCACCACCATCGATTTGCTGGTGCGCGCCGGGCTGAAAGTGGTCACTGCCAGCGTTGCTGATGACGGCAACTGTGAAATCATTTGCTCACGCGGGGTCAGGCTGTTGGCCGATGCGCCGCTGGTGGAAGTCGCCGATGAAGATTTTGCCGCCATCGTTTTGCCGGGCGGCCTTAAAGGGGCTGAATGCTTTCGGGACAGCCCCCTTCTGGTGGAAACTCTCCGTCACTTCAATCAGTCAGGGCGCATCGTTGCCGCAATCTGTGCCGCCGCCGCAACCGTGCTGGTCCCGCACAATCTGTTCCCGGTAGGGAATATGACTGGCTACCCGGGGCTGAAGGATAACATCCCATCAGAGAAATGGATGGACAAACGCGTGGTGTGGGATCGGCGGGTCAATCTGCTGACCAGCCAGGGGCCAGGCACCGCCATTGATTTTGCCCTGAAGCTCATTGATTTGCTGGTAGGTAAAGAAACGGCGCGTGAAGTCGCCGCGCAGCTGGTTGTGGCTGCCGGGATCTATGATTACCGCGATTAA